In Nicotiana tabacum cultivar K326 chromosome 11, ASM71507v2, whole genome shotgun sequence, a single window of DNA contains:
- the LOC107793666 gene encoding vetispiradiene synthase 3 → MSRGNNIVKHEEEEIVRPVANFSPSLWADQFHSFSFDNQVAEKYAQEIEVLKEQTRSMLLATGQKLDETMNLIDVIERLGIGYHFEKEIDEILEHIYNENTNFEGDDYNDLCTSALQFRLFRQHGYNISPEIFSKFQDENGKFKESLASDVLGLLSLYEASYVRTHADDILKDALAFSTIHLESVAPHFKSPLREQVTHALEQCLHKGVPRLETRFFISSIYEKEESKNDMLLRFAKLDFNLLQMLHKQELAEVSRWWKDLDFVTTLPYARDRVVECYFWAIGVYFEPQYSQARVMLAKTIAMISIVDDTFDVYGIVKELDIYTDAIQRWDVSEIDRLPDYMKISYKALLNLYDDYEKELSNYGRSNVVYYAKERMKEIVRNYNVEAKWFIEGYMPPVSEYLSNALITSTYYLLTTTSYLAMKSVTKKDFEWLAKNPKILEANVTLCRVIDDIATYEVEKSRGQIATGIECYMRDYGVSTEEAMNKFQEMAEIAWKDVNEGILRPTPVSTEILTRILNLSRMIDVAYKNNQDGYTHPEKVVKPHIIALLVDSIKV, encoded by the exons ATGTCCCGAGGCAATAATATTGTGAAGCATGAAGAAGAAGAGATCGTTCGCCCCGTCGCCAACTTCTCTCCTAGTCTATGGGCTGATCAGTTCCATTCATTCTCCTTTGACAATCAA GTTGCAGAAAAATATGCTCAAGAGATTGAAGTATTGAAGGAACAAACAAGGAGCATGTTATTAGCTACTGGACAGAAATTGGATGAGACAATGAATTTGATAGATGTTATTGAACGCCTTGGCATTGGCTACCATTTTGAGAAAGAGATTGATGAGATTTTAGAGCatatttacaatgaaaatacaaattttgagGGTGATGATTATAATGATTTATGTACTTCTGCACTTCAATTTCGATTGTTTAGGCAACATGGTTACAACATTTCTCCTG AAATTTTCAGCAAATTCCAAGATGAAAATGGCAAATTCAAGGAGTCTCTTGCTAGTGATGTCTTAGGATTATTGAGCTTGTATGAAGCTTCATATGTAAGGACTCATGCTGACGATATCTTAAAAGACGCACTTGCTTTCTCCACTATCCATCTTGAATCTGTAGCTCCACATTTTAAATCTCCACTTAGGGAGCAAGTGACACATGCCCTTGAGCAATGTTTGCACAAGGGCGTTCCTAGACTAGAGACACGATTCTTCATCTCATCAATTTACGAGAAGGAGGAATCAAAGAATGACATGTTACTTCGATTTGCCAAATTGGATTTTAACTTGCTTCAGATGTTGCACAAACAAGAACTTGCTGAAGTATCAAG GTGGTGGAAAGATTTGGATTTTGTGACAACACTTCCATATGCTAGAGATCGAGTAGTTGAATGTTACTTTTGGGCAATAGGAGTATATTTCGAGCCTCAATATTCTCAAGCTCGTGTCATGCTTGCTAAGACTATAGCGATGATTTCAATCGTTGATGACACATTTGACGTTTATGGTATAGTTAAAGAACTTGACATATACACGGATGCCATACAAAG GTGGGATGTTAGTGAAATTGATCGACTTCCTGATTACATGAAAATCAGTTATAAAGCTCTTTTAAATCTTTACGACGACTATGAAAAGGAATTATCCAATTATGGAAGATCTAATGTTGTCTACTATGCGAAAGAAAGA ATGAAAGAAATAGTAAGGAATTATAACGTTGAGGCGAAGTGGTTTATTGAAGGATATATGCCACCTGTCTCTGAGTACTTGAGCAACGCATTAATAACTAGCACTTATTACTTGTTAACTACAACGTCCTATTTGGCCATGAAATCTGTTACCAAGAAGGATTTTGAGTGGTTAGCAAAGAACCCTAAAATTCTTGAAGCTAATGTAACATTATGCAGAGTTATTGATGATATAGCGACGTACGAG GTCGAAAAAAGTAGGGGTCAAATTGCAACAGGAATTGAGTGTTACATGAGAGATTATGGTGTATCTACTGAAGAAGCAATGAATAAATTTCAAGAAATGGCTGAAATAGCATGGAAGGATGTAAATGAAGGAATTCTTAGACCAACTCCTGTCTCTACAGAGATTTTAACTCGTATTCTCAATCTTTCTCGCATGATTGACGTCGCATATAAGAACAATCAAGATGGATACACTCATCCGGAGAAAGTCGTAAAGCCTCATATTATTGCCCTACTTGTGGACTCCATCAAAGTTTAA